A single Thermaerobacter sp. FW80 DNA region contains:
- a CDS encoding GntG family PLP-dependent aldolase, with protein sequence MADVIDFRSDTVTQPTPAMRRAMAAAEVGDDVYGEDPTVRRLEEVAAERLGKEAGLFFPSGTMANQAAVLAHTRRGDEVLLEEESHIYYYEVGGVALWAACQVRPLPSRRGVLDPAVVEAAIRPANIHFPPPRLLCLENTHNRWGGTVMTAEQTAALAEVAHRHGLKVHLDGARIFNAAVALGIPADRLAAPADSVMFSLSKGLGCPVGSLLVGDRDFIAEARRYRKALGGGMRQAGILAAAGLVALDEMIDRLADDHALARRLAEGLANLPGVHVDLEAVQTNIVMADVAATGRTAYELAGALAAAGVKVNAVDARRLRWVTHKDVGPADADRALAIFHRILTEG encoded by the coding sequence GTGGCGGACGTCATCGACTTTCGCAGCGACACCGTGACCCAGCCCACGCCCGCCATGCGCCGCGCCATGGCCGCGGCGGAGGTCGGCGACGACGTCTACGGCGAGGATCCCACGGTGCGGCGGCTCGAGGAGGTGGCCGCCGAGCGGCTGGGCAAGGAGGCGGGCCTGTTCTTCCCCAGCGGGACCATGGCCAACCAGGCGGCGGTGCTCGCCCACACGCGGCGGGGCGACGAGGTCCTGCTGGAGGAGGAGTCCCACATCTACTACTACGAGGTGGGGGGCGTCGCCCTCTGGGCCGCGTGTCAGGTGCGGCCGCTGCCCTCGCGGCGCGGGGTGCTGGACCCCGCGGTGGTGGAGGCGGCGATCCGGCCGGCCAACATCCACTTCCCCCCGCCGCGGCTGCTGTGCCTGGAGAACACCCACAACCGGTGGGGCGGCACGGTGATGACCGCCGAGCAGACGGCCGCGCTGGCGGAGGTGGCCCACCGGCACGGCCTCAAGGTCCACCTGGACGGGGCTCGCATCTTCAACGCCGCGGTGGCCCTGGGCATCCCGGCCGACCGCCTGGCCGCGCCGGCCGACTCGGTGATGTTCAGCCTCTCCAAGGGGCTGGGCTGCCCGGTGGGTTCGCTGCTGGTCGGGGACCGGGACTTCATCGCCGAGGCCCGGCGCTATCGCAAGGCCCTGGGCGGCGGCATGCGCCAGGCCGGGATCCTGGCGGCGGCCGGCCTGGTGGCGCTGGACGAGATGATCGACCGGCTCGCCGACGACCACGCCCTGGCCCGCCGCCTGGCCGAGGGGCTGGCGAACCTGCCCGGCGTGCACGTGGACCTGGAGGCGGTGCAGACCAACATCGTGATGGCCGACGTCGCGGCCACCGGACGGACGGCCTACGAGCTGGCGGGAGCCCTGGCCGCGGCCGGGGTCAAGGTGAACGCCGTCGACGCCCGGCGCCTGCGCTGGGTGACCCACAAGGACGTGGGACCGGCGGATGCGGACCGGGCGCTGGCGATCTTCCACCGCATCCTGACCGAGGGCTGA
- the mnmA gene encoding tRNA 2-thiouridine(34) synthase MnmA, translating to MARGGKGRVLAAMSGGVDSSVMAALLRDEGYEVIGVTMQTWPAMAAEDEARYGGCCSLGAIEDARRVAERLGIPYYVMNLRQDFEQKVIDYFVEEYVRGRTPNPCIACNRYIKFDEFLRRAEALGCDYVATGHYAIVEYDEAVGRFVLRKSADRRKDQTYVLYTFTQEQLARTLLPIGRFTKSDVRRLAEAYGLVTARKPESQEICFVQDGDHRRFLEERAGDRIRPGPIYDTRGRRIGTHRGLAYYTVGQRRGLGIRSDRPMYVVRILPEKNALIVGPDTATYARGLRAVDVNWVSWPGLDGEARVTAKVRYKSPEAPAVVRPAAGRADAVEVWFDEPQRAITPGQAVVLYDGDRVAGGGVIAEVLDPVAPEDLVDDPEAGPRLPQGDGGDAAVAVGAGAGG from the coding sequence GTGGCCAGGGGCGGCAAGGGCCGGGTCCTGGCGGCCATGAGCGGCGGGGTGGACAGCTCCGTCATGGCCGCCCTGCTTCGGGATGAAGGCTACGAGGTCATCGGGGTGACCATGCAGACGTGGCCCGCCATGGCCGCCGAGGACGAGGCGCGCTACGGCGGCTGCTGCTCCCTCGGCGCCATCGAGGATGCGAGGCGGGTCGCGGAGCGGCTCGGCATCCCGTACTACGTGATGAACCTGCGCCAGGACTTCGAGCAGAAGGTGATCGACTACTTCGTCGAGGAGTACGTGCGGGGGCGCACGCCGAACCCCTGCATCGCCTGCAACCGCTACATCAAGTTCGACGAGTTCCTCCGGCGGGCCGAGGCCCTGGGGTGCGACTACGTCGCCACCGGTCACTACGCCATCGTGGAGTACGACGAGGCGGTGGGCCGGTTCGTCCTGCGCAAGTCGGCCGACCGCCGCAAGGATCAGACGTACGTGCTGTACACCTTCACCCAGGAGCAGCTGGCGCGGACCCTCCTGCCCATCGGGCGCTTCACGAAGAGCGACGTCCGTCGCCTGGCCGAGGCGTACGGCCTGGTCACGGCGCGCAAGCCGGAGAGCCAGGAGATCTGCTTCGTCCAGGACGGCGACCACCGCCGGTTCCTGGAGGAACGGGCGGGGGACCGCATCCGGCCCGGCCCGATCTACGACACGCGGGGCCGCCGCATCGGCACCCACCGCGGCCTGGCGTACTACACCGTGGGGCAGCGGCGCGGCCTGGGCATCCGCAGCGATCGCCCGATGTACGTGGTGCGCATCCTGCCGGAGAAGAACGCCCTCATCGTCGGGCCGGACACGGCCACCTACGCCCGCGGGCTGCGGGCGGTGGACGTCAACTGGGTGTCCTGGCCCGGGCTGGACGGGGAGGCGCGCGTCACCGCCAAGGTGCGCTACAAGTCGCCCGAGGCCCCGGCGGTGGTGCGACCGGCGGCCGGCCGCGCGGACGCGGTGGAGGTCTGGTTCGACGAGCCGCAGCGGGCGATCACCCCGGGCCAGGCGGTGGTCCTCTACGACGGGGACCGCGTGGCCGGTGGCGGCGTGATCGCCGAGGTGCTGGATCCCGTGGCCCCGGAGGACCTGGTCGACGACCCCGAGGCGGGGCCGAGGCTCCCCCAAGGGGACGGGGGCGACGCGGCGGTCGCCGTGGGTGCCGGCGCCGGTGGCTGA
- the trxA gene encoding thioredoxin, giving the protein MAAGVVELTADRFDAEVLQSDKPVLVDFWAPWCGPCRMIAPIVEEIAQEYADRLKVTKLNVDDHGAIAGRYGVMSIPTLIVFKGGEPVVRIVGFRPKEELEQEIRKAIG; this is encoded by the coding sequence ATGGCAGCGGGAGTCGTGGAGCTCACCGCCGACCGCTTCGATGCCGAGGTGCTGCAGTCGGACAAGCCGGTGCTGGTGGACTTCTGGGCCCCGTGGTGCGGTCCGTGCCGGATGATCGCGCCCATCGTCGAGGAGATCGCCCAGGAGTACGCCGACCGGCTGAAGGTGACCAAGCTGAACGTGGACGATCACGGCGCCATCGCGGGCCGCTACGGGGTGATGTCCATCCCGACCCTGATCGTCTTCAAGGGCGGGGAGCCCGTGGTCCGCATCGTCGGCTTCCGGCCCAAGGAGGAGCTGGAGCAGGAGATCCGGAAGGCCATCGGCTGA
- a CDS encoding AAA family ATPase codes for MARRKHPGGSAHPETPRDDLFTRAAEERARRQAPLAERMRPRTLDEFVGQEHLVGPGRLLRRAIEADRLGSIILWGPPGSGKTTLARIIARTTRAHFEPLNAVTAGVADLRRVIEEARERQAVEGRSTVLFVDEVHRWNRAQQDALLPHLESGLVSLIGATTENPYFACVPPLVSRARIFRLEPLSDDHVRRLLRRALEDRERGLGMYRVEVEPAALEHLVRVAGGDARTALNALELAVLTTPPDADGVRRITLSVAEESIQRRALAYDPTGDEHYDHMSALIKSIRGSDPDAAVYWLARMLYAGEDPRTIVRRLLVHAAEDVGLADPRALQVAAAAATAVEQVGMPEARIPLAEAVLYLATAPKSNAVIKAIDAAWKAVEEQAIRGVPRHLRDAHYRGARTLGHGQGYRYPHDYPGHFVRQQYLPDELLGARFYEPSDQGYEGRLAAVIEARRGPTGRFPAARDPARGGRTAAPEEPGPADGPSAAVAPPSGDRRRDRGPSRGAGAGDPEAPSAAGGAETSSRGGDARPSGTGEAVAFGAAGAEVPGTGGAEAAGGRDAAAPPATGAAGTLPAARDAGTASAAREE; via the coding sequence TTGGCGCGCAGGAAGCATCCCGGCGGATCGGCGCACCCGGAGACCCCACGCGACGACCTGTTCACCCGCGCGGCGGAGGAGCGGGCCCGCCGCCAGGCGCCCCTGGCGGAGCGCATGCGTCCGCGCACCCTGGACGAGTTCGTCGGCCAGGAGCACCTGGTGGGTCCGGGACGCCTGCTGCGGCGCGCCATCGAGGCCGACCGCCTGGGCTCCATCATCCTGTGGGGACCGCCGGGATCGGGCAAGACCACCCTGGCGCGGATCATCGCCCGCACCACCCGCGCCCACTTCGAGCCGCTCAACGCCGTGACGGCGGGTGTGGCCGACCTGCGCCGGGTGATCGAGGAGGCCCGGGAGCGCCAGGCCGTGGAGGGTCGGTCCACGGTCCTGTTCGTGGACGAGGTGCACCGCTGGAACCGCGCCCAGCAGGACGCCCTGCTGCCCCACCTGGAGAGCGGTCTGGTGTCCCTGATCGGCGCCACCACGGAGAACCCGTACTTCGCCTGCGTGCCGCCCCTGGTCTCGCGGGCGCGGATCTTCCGCCTCGAGCCCCTCTCCGACGACCACGTCCGGCGGCTGCTGCGGCGGGCCCTGGAGGACCGGGAGCGCGGCCTCGGCATGTACCGCGTCGAGGTGGAACCCGCCGCCCTGGAGCACCTGGTGCGGGTGGCGGGCGGCGACGCCCGGACGGCCCTGAACGCCCTGGAGCTGGCCGTGCTGACCACCCCGCCCGATGCCGACGGCGTCCGCCGCATCACCCTGTCCGTGGCCGAGGAGTCCATCCAGCGGCGCGCCCTGGCCTACGACCCCACCGGCGACGAGCACTACGACCACATGTCCGCCTTGATCAAGAGCATCCGCGGCTCGGACCCCGACGCCGCCGTCTACTGGCTGGCGCGGATGCTCTACGCCGGCGAGGACCCGCGCACCATCGTCCGCCGGCTGCTGGTCCACGCGGCGGAGGACGTGGGGCTGGCCGACCCGCGGGCGCTGCAGGTGGCGGCGGCGGCTGCCACCGCCGTCGAGCAGGTCGGCATGCCCGAGGCCCGCATCCCCCTGGCGGAGGCCGTGCTCTACTTGGCCACCGCGCCCAAGAGCAACGCCGTGATCAAGGCCATCGACGCCGCCTGGAAGGCGGTGGAGGAGCAGGCGATCCGCGGGGTGCCCCGCCACCTGCGGGATGCCCACTACCGGGGGGCGCGGACCCTGGGTCACGGGCAGGGCTACCGGTATCCCCACGACTATCCCGGCCACTTCGTGCGCCAGCAGTACCTCCCCGACGAGCTCCTGGGGGCCCGCTTCTACGAGCCCAGCGACCAGGGCTACGAGGGACGGCTGGCCGCCGTGATCGAGGCGCGCCGGGGACCGACCGGCCGGTTCCCCGCGGCGCGCGATCCAGCCCGCGGGGGACGTACGGCCGCGCCGGAGGAACCCGGCCCCGCCGACGGCCCGTCGGCGGCCGTCGCACCCCCGTCCGGCGACCGCCGCCGGGACCGCGGGCCCAGCCGGGGGGCGGGTGCCGGCGACCCGGAGGCGCCGTCCGCGGCCGGCGGCGCGGAGACGTCCTCCCGGGGTGGCGACGCAAGGCCGTCCGGGACCGGCGAGGCGGTGGCGTTCGGGGCTGCCGGGGCCGAGGTGCCCGGAACCGGCGGGGCGGAGGCGGCCGGCGGCCGCGACGCCGCGGCGCCGCCCGCCACCGGCGCCGCGGGAACCCTGCCCGCGGCTCGCGACGCAGGAACGGCGTCGGCGGCTCGCGAAGAGTAG
- a CDS encoding pyrimidine-nucleoside phosphorylase codes for MRAYDLIQKKRDGGVLTREEIEWWVEGVARRTIPDEQVAAWAMAVFFRGMDARETADLTRAMAFSGETVDLGDIPGIKVDKHSTGGVGDTTTLVVAPLVAAAGVPVAKLSGRGLGHTGGTLDKLESFPGFRVELGRDEFIRQVRSIGIAVAGQTADLVPADKRLYALRDVTATVDSIPLIAASIMSKKIAGGADAIVLDVKVGSGALMRTLDRALELAHLMVRIGRQLGRRVVALVTDMNQPLGRAVGNALEVREAIATLQGRGPAALTELCLTLGGYMVWLGGKAPDPDAGRRLVAQRLEAGDGLAMLRRLVAAQGGDPRAVDDPERLPRARHREAFAAPRAGYLTAMDAAAVGAAAMVLGAGRARKDDPIDPAVGLVMCKRLGDRVEAGEPLVELHVNDRARLPAALERLQAAFTLADEPASPPPLIHAVVGVEGTGAAGSVTGAASTASVAPAATPAGPAPLPAGWGHLVELARAARETALAPFSRYRVGAALEAADGRVFTGGNVESASFGLTMCAERVALFKALSEGQRRFTRLVVAADGPERPFPCGACRQLLFEYAPALEVWVDGEPAPLPITALLPRGFRLER; via the coding sequence GTGCGGGCGTACGACCTGATCCAGAAGAAGCGGGACGGCGGCGTCCTGACCCGCGAGGAGATCGAGTGGTGGGTCGAGGGCGTCGCCCGGCGCACCATCCCCGACGAGCAGGTGGCGGCCTGGGCCATGGCCGTGTTCTTCCGCGGCATGGACGCCCGCGAGACGGCGGACCTCACCCGGGCCATGGCCTTCTCGGGCGAGACGGTGGACCTGGGCGACATCCCGGGCATCAAGGTCGACAAGCACAGCACCGGCGGCGTGGGCGACACGACCACCCTGGTGGTGGCGCCCCTGGTGGCGGCCGCCGGCGTCCCCGTCGCCAAGCTCTCCGGTCGCGGCCTCGGGCACACCGGGGGAACCCTGGACAAGCTGGAGTCCTTCCCCGGGTTCCGCGTCGAGCTGGGCCGCGACGAGTTCATCCGCCAGGTGCGATCCATCGGGATCGCCGTCGCCGGCCAGACCGCGGACCTGGTCCCTGCGGACAAGCGCCTCTACGCCCTGCGGGACGTCACGGCCACCGTGGACAGCATCCCGCTGATCGCCGCCAGCATCATGTCGAAGAAGATCGCCGGCGGCGCGGACGCCATCGTCCTCGACGTCAAGGTCGGCTCGGGCGCCCTGATGCGGACCCTGGACCGGGCGCTGGAGCTGGCCCATCTCATGGTCCGCATCGGCCGGCAGCTGGGGCGGCGGGTGGTGGCGCTGGTGACGGACATGAACCAGCCCCTGGGGCGCGCCGTGGGCAACGCCCTCGAGGTGCGGGAGGCCATCGCCACCCTCCAGGGCCGCGGGCCCGCCGCGCTGACCGAGCTGTGCCTCACCCTGGGCGGGTACATGGTGTGGCTGGGGGGCAAGGCGCCCGATCCCGACGCCGGCCGCCGGCTGGTGGCCCAGCGCCTCGAGGCCGGGGACGGGCTGGCCATGTTGCGGCGACTGGTCGCCGCCCAGGGCGGCGACCCCCGTGCCGTCGACGACCCGGAACGCCTGCCGCGGGCGCGTCACCGGGAGGCCTTCGCGGCGCCGCGGGCGGGCTACCTGACGGCCATGGACGCCGCGGCGGTGGGCGCCGCGGCCATGGTGCTGGGCGCTGGCCGGGCCCGCAAGGACGATCCCATCGACCCGGCGGTGGGGCTGGTGATGTGCAAGCGCCTGGGCGACCGGGTGGAGGCGGGGGAGCCGCTCGTGGAGCTGCACGTCAACGACCGGGCGCGGCTGCCGGCGGCGCTGGAACGGCTGCAGGCCGCCTTCACCCTGGCGGACGAACCGGCGTCGCCGCCGCCGCTGATCCACGCCGTGGTCGGTGTGGAGGGCACGGGCGCGGCGGGATCGGTGACCGGCGCGGCGAGCACCGCTTCCGTGGCGCCCGCCGCCACCCCAGCCGGACCGGCTCCGCTCCCGGCGGGCTGGGGGCATCTGGTGGAGTTGGCGCGGGCCGCGCGGGAGACGGCCCTCGCGCCCTTCTCCCGGTACCGGGTGGGGGCGGCGCTGGAGGCCGCCGACGGCCGGGTCTTCACCGGCGGGAACGTCGAGAGCGCCAGCTTCGGGCTCACCATGTGCGCCGAGCGGGTGGCGCTGTTCAAGGCCCTCTCCGAGGGCCAGCGCCGCTTCACGCGGCTCGTGGTGGCCGCCGACGGGCCGGAGCGGCCCTTCCCGTGCGGCGCGTGCCGCCAGCTCCTCTTCGAGTACGCCCCGGCGCTGGAGGTGTGGGTGGACGGCGAACCCGCGCCGCTCCCCATCACGGCGCTGCTGCCGCGCGGGTTCCGCCTGGAGCGCTGA
- a CDS encoding Rrf2 family transcriptional regulator, producing the protein MQLSTRGRYGVRAMYELARRYGQGPVPLREVAEAQQLPENYLEQLMAPLRKGGLVQSVRGAQGGYVLAREPQKITVADVVRLLDGPIGPETDREATGSPSVADPVWEAVREAITRVLEGTTLEDLVRQAEERSRGGYMFYI; encoded by the coding sequence ATGCAACTGTCGACACGGGGTCGCTACGGCGTGCGCGCGATGTACGAACTGGCGCGCCGGTACGGCCAGGGTCCCGTCCCCCTGCGCGAGGTGGCCGAGGCGCAGCAGCTGCCGGAGAACTACCTCGAACAGCTGATGGCGCCCCTGCGCAAGGGCGGCCTGGTCCAGAGCGTGCGCGGCGCGCAGGGGGGCTACGTGCTGGCCCGGGAGCCGCAGAAGATCACGGTGGCGGACGTCGTCCGCCTGCTGGACGGGCCCATCGGCCCGGAGACGGACCGCGAGGCCACGGGCAGCCCGTCGGTGGCCGACCCGGTCTGGGAGGCGGTGCGGGAGGCCATCACCCGGGTGCTGGAGGGCACGACCTTGGAGGATCTGGTGCGCCAGGCGGAGGAGCGCAGCCGCGGCGGATACATGTTCTACATCTGA
- the deoC gene encoding deoxyribose-phosphate aldolase, protein MTGASRNPSPVPDPAPVPARPAPSRRQLAAIIDHTLLKPEATPEQIERLCREAVEHGFAAVCVNPVYVPLAAELLADADPVVCTVIDFPLGAGAAADKARQAEAALAAGARELDVVQPIGLLKAGRHREVVDHLHGVVAAARAAGALVKVILETGLLTPEEIDLACRLAVEAGAQFVKTATGFGPGGASEEAVRRMRAAVGPDVGVKAAGGIRDYATACRMVAAGANRIGASASLAILAGAPDEPA, encoded by the coding sequence ATGACCGGTGCTTCCCGGAACCCTTCGCCCGTGCCGGACCCTGCGCCCGTCCCCGCCCGCCCCGCCCCGAGCCGGCGGCAGCTGGCGGCGATCATCGACCACACGCTGCTGAAGCCGGAGGCGACCCCCGAGCAGATCGAGCGGCTCTGTCGCGAGGCGGTGGAACACGGCTTCGCCGCCGTCTGCGTCAACCCGGTCTACGTGCCCCTGGCCGCGGAGCTCCTGGCGGACGCGGACCCCGTGGTCTGCACGGTGATCGACTTCCCCCTGGGCGCCGGCGCCGCGGCGGACAAGGCGCGCCAGGCCGAGGCGGCCCTGGCCGCGGGGGCGCGCGAGCTCGACGTGGTCCAGCCCATCGGCCTGCTCAAGGCGGGCCGCCACCGCGAGGTGGTCGACCACCTGCACGGGGTGGTGGCCGCAGCGCGGGCAGCTGGCGCGCTGGTCAAGGTGATCCTCGAGACGGGGCTCCTCACCCCGGAGGAGATCGACCTCGCCTGCCGGCTGGCGGTGGAGGCCGGGGCCCAGTTCGTCAAGACCGCCACGGGCTTCGGGCCCGGCGGCGCCAGCGAGGAGGCGGTGCGCCGCATGCGGGCGGCCGTGGGGCCCGACGTGGGCGTCAAGGCGGCGGGCGGCATCCGCGACTACGCCACCGCCTGCCGCATGGTGGCGGCGGGGGCCAACCGCATCGGGGCCAGCGCCAGCCTGGCCATCCTGGCCGGGGCGCCGGACGAACCGGCCTGA
- a CDS encoding thymidine kinase, which translates to MAGYLEVITGGMFSGKTEELLRRVRRARIARRRVLLCKPDLDHRYRRDAVASHDGRDLEAHVVPAHRPEEVLRLARAAAVDVVAVDEAQFFAPGIVPTVLELVEAGLRVIVSGLDMDFARRPFGPMPELMALADEVVKLKAICVVCGEPATFTQRLIGGRPAAPDDPVILIGGKETYEPRCRRHHQLAPVQGSTGHSVDPDPISGRPSPAKA; encoded by the coding sequence ATGGCTGGTTACCTCGAAGTGATCACCGGCGGCATGTTCTCCGGCAAGACGGAGGAGCTCCTGCGCCGGGTGCGGCGGGCCCGCATCGCCCGGCGGCGGGTGCTGCTCTGCAAGCCGGATCTCGACCACCGCTACCGGCGGGACGCCGTGGCCTCCCACGACGGTCGCGACCTGGAGGCGCACGTGGTACCCGCGCACCGGCCGGAAGAGGTGCTGAGACTGGCCCGGGCCGCGGCGGTCGACGTGGTCGCCGTCGACGAGGCCCAGTTCTTCGCGCCAGGGATCGTCCCGACGGTGCTGGAGCTGGTGGAGGCGGGGTTGCGGGTCATCGTCTCCGGCCTGGACATGGACTTCGCCCGCCGCCCCTTCGGCCCCATGCCCGAGCTGATGGCCCTGGCCGACGAGGTGGTCAAGCTCAAGGCCATCTGCGTGGTCTGCGGCGAACCGGCCACCTTCACCCAGCGGCTGATCGGCGGCCGGCCCGCCGCCCCTGACGACCCGGTGATCCTGATCGGCGGGAAGGAGACGTACGAGCCCCGCTGCCGCCGCCATCACCAGCTGGCGCCGGTCCAGGGGTCGACCGGTCATTCCGTCGACCCGGATCCGATCTCGGGGCGTCCGTCGCCGGCCAAGGCGTGA
- a CDS encoding cysteine desulfurase family protein yields MAGRVYLDHAATTPLRPEVRQRMVEVLGEAWGNPSSLHAEGRAARAVVDQARIQVAELLGCRPREVVFTSGGTEADNLALKGVALAHRDRGRHIVTTAVEHPAVLEACAALERQGFEVTRVPVDGDGRVDPERVLAALRPDTILVSVMLVNNEVGTIQPVAEIAAAARARGVLVHTDAVQAAGVLPLDVEALGVDLLSLSAHKIGGPKGAGALYVRAGTQLLPLLDGGGQERRLRSGTENTAAIAGFGVAAELAARECRDRAARLARLQRRLEEGIRARIPDARIHGAGAPRAPHITNVGLPGVTADTVLIQLDLEGIAASSGSACSAGTPEPSHVLQAMGLSADEAFRAVRFSLGDGNTEADVDRVLEVLPRVMERARRAQALGLAGA; encoded by the coding sequence ATGGCGGGACGCGTCTACCTGGACCACGCGGCGACCACCCCGCTGCGGCCCGAGGTCCGGCAGCGCATGGTCGAGGTGCTGGGCGAGGCGTGGGGCAACCCCTCCAGCCTCCACGCCGAGGGGCGCGCCGCGCGCGCCGTGGTCGACCAGGCCCGCATCCAGGTGGCCGAGCTCTTGGGCTGCCGACCGCGGGAGGTGGTCTTCACCTCGGGCGGGACCGAGGCCGACAACCTGGCCCTGAAGGGGGTCGCCCTGGCCCACCGGGACCGCGGGCGCCACATCGTCACCACCGCCGTGGAGCACCCCGCGGTGCTCGAGGCGTGCGCCGCCCTGGAACGGCAAGGCTTCGAGGTGACCCGCGTGCCGGTCGACGGCGACGGCCGCGTCGACCCTGAGCGGGTGCTGGCGGCGCTGCGGCCCGACACCATCCTGGTCTCGGTGATGCTGGTCAACAACGAGGTGGGCACGATCCAGCCGGTCGCCGAGATCGCGGCCGCGGCGCGGGCGCGCGGCGTGCTGGTCCACACCGACGCGGTGCAGGCGGCAGGCGTGCTGCCCCTGGACGTCGAGGCGCTGGGCGTCGACCTGCTAAGCCTGTCGGCCCACAAGATCGGCGGGCCCAAGGGGGCGGGGGCCCTGTACGTCCGCGCGGGGACGCAGCTGTTGCCCCTCCTCGACGGCGGCGGTCAGGAGCGCCGCCTGCGGTCGGGGACGGAGAACACGGCGGCCATCGCGGGCTTCGGGGTGGCGGCCGAGCTGGCCGCCAGGGAGTGCAGGGATCGGGCCGCGCGCCTGGCGCGCCTGCAGCGGCGTCTGGAGGAGGGCATCCGGGCCCGCATCCCCGACGCCCGCATCCACGGGGCGGGTGCACCGCGGGCGCCCCACATCACCAACGTGGGCCTGCCGGGCGTGACGGCGGACACCGTGTTGATCCAGCTGGACCTGGAGGGCATCGCCGCGTCCAGCGGCTCGGCCTGCAGCGCGGGGACGCCCGAGCCGTCCCACGTGCTCCAGGCCATGGGTCTCTCCGCGGACGAAGCCTTCCGAGCGGTCCGCTTCTCCCTCGGCGACGGCAACACCGAGGCGGACGTCGACCGGGTGCTGGAGGTCCTGCCCCGGGTGATGGAACGGGCCCGGCGAGCCCAGGCGTTGGGGCTGGCCGGCGCCTGA